One Cottoperca gobio chromosome 23, fCotGob3.1, whole genome shotgun sequence genomic region harbors:
- the zcrb1 gene encoding zinc finger CCHC-type and RNA-binding motif-containing protein 1, translating into MSGGLAPSRSTVYVSNLPFSLTNNDIHKLFTKYGKVVKVTIVKDKDTRQSKGVAFVLFLDRESAHNCARAVNNKQLFGRTVKASIAIDNGRATEFIKRRNYTDKTKCYECGDTGHLSYACPKNILGEREPPKKKEKKKKKKAEQPEHVEEEEEEESEEEGEDPTLDSLSQAIAFQQACIEEEEETQIKQERVSQEDSAQASTSSDSKKPRIKKSAYFSDEEELSD; encoded by the exons ATGAGCGGGGGGTTGGCACCAAGTAGAAGCACTGTGTATGTGTCAAACCTGCCGTTCTCTCTTACCAACAATGACATACACAAG CTATTCACCAAATATGGAAAGGTTGTAAA GGTTACAATCGTTAAGGATAAAGACACTCGCCAGAGTAAAGGGGTGGCGTTTGTTCTTTTCCTAGACAGAGAATCTGCTCATAACTGTGCAAGAGCAGTGAACAACAAACAG TTGTTTGGCAGAACAGTGAAGGCGAGCATTGCCATAGACAATGGGCGAGCAACTGAGTTTATAAAAAGACGGAACTACACAGACAAGACTAAATGTTACGAATGTGGG GATACAGGACATCTGAGCTACGCATGCCCCAAAAACATTCTGGGAGAGAGGGAACCAccgaagaagaaggaaaagaaaaagaagaaaaaggccgAACAACCTGAGCATGT tgaagaagaagaagaagaagaaagtgaagaagagggagaggaccCAACCTTAGATAGTTTGAGCCAAGCCATAGCTTTTCAG CAAGCCTGTatcgaggaagaggaggagacgcAGATTAAGCAGGAACGTGTGTCTCAAGAGGACAGTGCTCAGGCTTCAACTTCCTCAGACTCCAAGAAACCAAGGATCAAAAAGAGTGCATACTTCAGTGATGAGGAGGAGCTTAGTGACTAA